The following proteins come from a genomic window of Geomonas sp. RF6:
- the mqnE gene encoding aminofutalosine synthase MqnE: MTTLFKEIADKVEAGVRISEEEALALYRHPNLLEVGELAAAVNRKKNGEKVFFNVNRHINHTNICVNRCRFCAFFRSADEPGGYLLSLDEVRERAEEALAQGATEIHVVGGLHPELPFSWYLELLSTIRAVSPSLHIKAFTAVEIAYLAGLAELSIPQTLERLKEAGLGSLPGGGAEIFAPEVRNQLCPEKISGEQWLAIMEEVHRSGLKSNATMLYGHLESVADRVDHMRRLREVQDRTGGFQVFIPLAFQPEHSELKIAGGGTTGVDDLRTLAVARIYLDNFANVKAYWVMLGEKIAQVSLAFGVNDLDGTVVEERIGHEAGAATPQTMSRDGIISLIRKAGRVPVERDTLYRELRVY; the protein is encoded by the coding sequence ATGACGACTCTGTTCAAGGAGATAGCGGATAAGGTCGAGGCGGGAGTAAGGATCTCCGAGGAGGAGGCGCTCGCCCTGTACCGGCACCCGAACCTCCTGGAGGTCGGCGAGCTTGCCGCGGCGGTGAACAGGAAGAAGAACGGAGAAAAGGTCTTCTTCAACGTGAACCGCCACATAAACCATACGAACATCTGCGTGAACCGCTGCCGCTTTTGCGCCTTTTTCCGCAGCGCCGACGAGCCGGGGGGGTATCTCCTGTCCCTTGACGAGGTCCGGGAGCGCGCCGAGGAGGCGCTGGCGCAGGGTGCGACGGAGATCCACGTAGTCGGAGGCCTCCACCCGGAGCTCCCCTTTTCCTGGTACCTGGAGCTTCTCTCCACCATCCGCGCAGTGTCACCCTCCCTGCACATAAAGGCCTTCACCGCGGTGGAGATCGCCTACCTCGCGGGGCTGGCGGAGCTCTCCATCCCGCAGACGCTGGAGCGCCTGAAAGAGGCGGGACTCGGATCGCTTCCGGGCGGGGGGGCCGAGATCTTTGCACCGGAGGTGCGAAACCAGCTCTGCCCCGAGAAGATTTCGGGCGAGCAGTGGCTCGCCATCATGGAAGAGGTGCATCGCAGCGGGCTCAAGTCGAACGCCACCATGCTCTACGGCCACCTGGAGAGCGTGGCGGACCGGGTGGACCACATGCGCCGCCTGAGGGAGGTGCAGGACCGAACCGGAGGGTTCCAGGTTTTCATCCCGCTCGCCTTCCAGCCGGAGCACTCCGAGCTGAAGATTGCGGGTGGGGGCACGACCGGCGTCGACGACCTGCGCACCCTCGCGGTGGCTCGGATCTACCTGGACAACTTCGCGAATGTGAAGGCGTACTGGGTCATGCTGGGGGAGAAGATCGCCCAGGTGTCCCTCGCCTTCGGCGTGAACGACCTTGACGGGACAGTGGTGGAGGAGCGCATAGGCCACGAGGCGGGCGCCGCCACCCCGCAGACCATGAGCCGCGACGGCATCATCTCCCTCATCAGGAAGGCGGGGAGGGTTCCGGTGGAGCGGGACACGCTGTACCGCGAGTTGCGAGTGTACTAG
- the mqnC gene encoding cyclic dehypoxanthinyl futalosine synthase: protein MLETISKKIAAAEPLDAAEALWCLTEGDLLAVGILADGVRRAMHPVGRVSFVVDRNVNYTNVCQSQCKFCAFYRNVEDPDAYLLETAVILQKIEELVAQGGTQLLMQGGLHPSLTIDYFEELFRTIKGRFPKLQNHSLSPAEITHVAELSGLTVREALLRLKGAGLDSVPGGGAEILVDSVRQEISPKKIGWQGWAAVMREAAALGLPTTATMMFGSRERPEDIVEHLFRIRDLQDAGGSFTAFIPWTYQPGNTELGGEGATGVEYLKVLALSRLVLRNVPHLQASWVTQGAKLAQVALSFGADDLGGTMLEENVVAAAGCQFRMSQQEMIELIRGAGFTPARRTTVYEILEEY from the coding sequence ATGCTGGAGACGATTTCCAAAAAAATAGCCGCTGCGGAGCCGCTCGACGCGGCGGAGGCGCTCTGGTGCCTGACCGAGGGGGATCTCCTGGCGGTCGGCATCCTCGCCGACGGGGTGCGCCGCGCCATGCATCCGGTGGGGCGGGTCAGCTTCGTCGTCGACCGCAACGTGAACTACACAAACGTCTGCCAGTCGCAGTGCAAGTTCTGCGCGTTCTACCGCAATGTCGAGGACCCGGACGCCTACCTGCTGGAGACCGCGGTCATCCTGCAAAAGATCGAGGAACTGGTGGCGCAGGGGGGAACCCAGCTCCTGATGCAGGGGGGATTGCACCCCTCCCTCACCATCGACTACTTCGAGGAGCTCTTCCGCACCATCAAGGGGCGCTTTCCGAAGCTGCAGAACCACTCACTCTCCCCCGCGGAGATCACCCACGTGGCCGAGCTCTCCGGGCTCACCGTGCGCGAGGCGCTCCTCCGGCTGAAGGGGGCGGGGCTCGACTCTGTTCCGGGGGGCGGGGCGGAGATCCTCGTCGACAGCGTGCGGCAGGAGATATCCCCGAAGAAGATAGGGTGGCAGGGGTGGGCCGCGGTGATGCGCGAGGCGGCGGCGCTCGGGCTACCCACCACGGCGACGATGATGTTTGGCAGCCGCGAGCGGCCTGAGGACATCGTGGAGCACCTCTTCAGGATCCGCGACCTGCAGGACGCCGGGGGGAGCTTCACCGCCTTCATCCCCTGGACGTACCAGCCGGGGAACACCGAGCTCGGGGGCGAGGGGGCGACGGGGGTGGAGTACCTGAAGGTGCTCGCGCTCTCCCGCCTCGTGCTGCGAAACGTCCCGCACCTGCAGGCGAGCTGGGTGACGCAAGGGGCGAAGCTTGCGCAGGTGGCGCTCTCCTTCGGCGCGGACGACCTCGGCGGTACCATGCTGGAAGAAAACGTGGTGGCGGCTGCGGGATGCCAGTTCCGCATGTCGCAGCAGGAGATGATCGAGCTGATCCGCGGCGCCGGCTTCACCCCCGCCCGGCGCACGACCGTGTACGAGATTCTGGAAGAGTACTGA
- a CDS encoding UbiX family flavin prenyltransferase, with protein sequence MKHFVLAITGASGAVYGLRLAEELLRGGNRLSLLVSAAGFAVLKEECGLDWSGSEDEVAKTVREHFSASPEALSFFAADNWLAPIASGSSAPDAMIVCPCSMGTLSRIATGNSGSLLERAADVMLKEGRPLILVPRETPLNAIHLEHMLTLSRLGVKIVPAMPGFYHKPQTLEDLVDFLVGKLLDLLGAEHALFKRWGDK encoded by the coding sequence GTGAAGCACTTCGTCCTCGCCATTACCGGCGCCTCCGGTGCGGTGTACGGGCTGCGGCTCGCCGAGGAGCTCCTGCGGGGGGGGAACCGGCTCTCTCTCCTCGTGTCGGCCGCAGGGTTTGCGGTGCTGAAAGAGGAGTGCGGTCTCGACTGGAGCGGCAGCGAAGACGAGGTTGCGAAGACGGTGCGGGAGCATTTCTCGGCCTCCCCCGAGGCGCTCTCCTTCTTTGCGGCGGACAACTGGCTTGCGCCGATCGCCAGCGGCTCCTCGGCGCCGGACGCCATGATCGTCTGCCCCTGCTCCATGGGAACCCTTTCCCGGATCGCGACCGGAAACTCCGGGTCACTTCTGGAGCGCGCCGCCGATGTCATGCTGAAGGAAGGGCGTCCGCTCATCCTGGTGCCGCGGGAGACCCCGCTAAACGCCATCCACCTGGAGCACATGCTGACCCTCTCCCGCCTCGGCGTGAAGATCGTCCCGGCGATGCCCGGTTTTTACCACAAGCCGCAGACGCTGGAAGATCTGGTCGATTTCCTGGTGGGGAAACTCCTCGATCTCCTCGGGGCGGAGCACGCTCTTTTCAAGCGCTGGGGGGATAAATGA